In Methanothermococcus thermolithotrophicus DSM 2095, one DNA window encodes the following:
- the cas1b gene encoding type I-B CRISPR-associated endonuclease Cas1b, translated as MKTNKYISSDGKLIRRENTIYFINKDGKKTPIPVEKIHSIYSYGGLSFTSKVIELLSKYNVPIHYFGKYGNYVGTFYPKGENYSGKVVVKQSEYYLDNEKRLYLAKKFVEGSVRNIYKNLSRYKIDFPVEEVLEKLEDSKTITEVMSVEAMMRNEYYGSFDKIFNNFEFEKRSRRPPHNEINALISFGNSLLYSGVISEIFNTHLNPSVSYLHEPFERRFSLALDIADIFKPLLVDRLVFYLVNKNVLDERHFEKDLNSCLLNDEGRKIFLTHYKKRLEKTIKHRN; from the coding sequence ATGAAAACCAACAAATACATAAGTTCAGACGGAAAACTCATAAGGCGAGAGAATACCATCTATTTCATCAACAAAGATGGAAAAAAGACACCAATCCCTGTGGAAAAAATACATTCAATTTATAGCTATGGTGGTTTGTCCTTTACTTCAAAAGTTATTGAGTTGCTCTCTAAATACAATGTTCCGATTCATTACTTTGGAAAATATGGTAATTACGTAGGAACTTTTTATCCAAAGGGGGAAAATTATTCTGGAAAAGTTGTAGTTAAACAATCAGAATATTATTTAGATAATGAGAAAAGGCTTTATCTGGCAAAGAAGTTTGTCGAAGGTAGTGTAAGGAACATATATAAAAATCTAAGTAGATACAAAATCGATTTTCCGGTTGAAGAAGTATTGGAAAAATTGGAAGATTCAAAGACAATAACTGAGGTAATGTCTGTTGAAGCAATGATGAGAAACGAATATTATGGGAGCTTCGATAAAATATTTAATAATTTTGAGTTTGAAAAAAGAAGCAGAAGACCACCACACAACGAAATAAATGCACTTATTAGTTTTGGAAACTCTCTTCTGTATTCGGGAGTTATTTCCGAGATATTCAACACTCATTTAAATCCATCGGTTTCTTATCTGCATGAGCCATTTGAAAGACGATTTTCCCTAGCATTAGATATTGCAGACATTTTTAAACCACTTTTAGTGGATAGGTTAGTTTTCTATTTGGTAAATAAAAACGTACTCGATGAAAGGCACTTTGAAAAAGATTTAAATTCTTGTTTATTGAATGATGAGGGAAGGAAGATATTTTTAACTCATTACAAAAAGCGACTAGAAAAAACAATAAAACATAGAAATTAA
- the cas4 gene encoding CRISPR-associated protein Cas4 produces MDLINTFKVPTNHRFVNPFTSFRELKIRGAQINYYFICKTKLYLFSKNVRLEKDSDIVSIGNFIHKNTYKKENRELIIGSIAIDFVKNKKNGILEIHEVKKSDRMEKADIYQLLYYIYYLKNMGITAVGVLNYPSKKKIKRITLTEQNETELIKIIEDIENIAKGNKPIKPERKSYCKKCAYYEFCFS; encoded by the coding sequence ATGGACCTAATCAACACATTTAAGGTTCCCACAAATCATAGATTTGTAAATCCCTTTACTTCGTTCAGGGAACTAAAAATCAGGGGGGCTCAAATAAATTATTATTTTATATGTAAAACAAAGCTCTATCTCTTTTCAAAAAATGTTAGACTGGAGAAAGACAGCGATATTGTAAGTATTGGAAACTTCATCCATAAAAATACCTACAAAAAAGAAAATAGGGAACTTATAATAGGCAGTATAGCTATAGATTTTGTAAAGAACAAGAAGAATGGAATTTTGGAAATTCATGAAGTCAAAAAATCCGATAGAATGGAAAAGGCCGATATTTATCAACTCTTATATTATATCTACTATTTAAAAAATATGGGAATAACTGCAGTAGGTGTTTTAAACTATCCATCAAAGAAGAAAATAAAAAGAATAACACTAACTGAACAGAATGAGACCGAATTAATAAAAATAATTGAAGATATTGAGAATATCGCAAAAGGCAATAAGCCAATAAAACCCGAGCGAAAAAGTTACTGCAAAAAATGTGCATATTATGAATTCTGTTTTTCATGA
- a CDS encoding CRISPR-associated helicase/endonuclease Cas3 yields MDTSIGKLCLKEGDKYFQTLNGHTIDAIKILKQYIETNKFEVEEFCDRWDMDKSELYRNLFLMVYLHDIGKLTKDFQRNIKNNKRSNKFPHSFYAMGILDKVNVNDFVKLTILGHHSQLYGGLYNDYQIIKKTEYLIDNINKFLTNSYNVYNCLNFNEYFEFDGFNTIDIDKKAKPKKIWNALNDGLKSEYSEINLLNNRKEDIVKIKSIYCFMLSILKTADIYSSYNFERYILENNLKYDLFNDVLTNPEHYIPKLKKEYIPNFELYKYQNEIKHKAKKFQILFAPCGRGKTEASLLWAFEIMKKYNKNKIIFALPTQTTSNFMFDRLKKEFGKENVGIYHGMSFIKLKNDENNKKFDDFDNMDLDDEYEDYGAKLIKKVGDENFKGEIFHKPITITTIDHLIYSFIHGYKKSDFALGNIQNAVIIFDEVHYYEKTTLSHLYGLFDILKEMDIPHLLMSGTIPNFLNEKVNYDTIVDVEGLDYRPFRMFLNEYEIFDEKVFDSIINNYINGKTQFIILNTVSKSKKFYKILMDKLEDYGINPNVILYHSQFTHNDRNRKEKEIKEKYGNKNKKPFILVATQVIEISLDISADLMYSEVAPIDAIGQRGGRLNRKGRTPDGILNIYVPEKNVPYDKELMKNAEGILKKYDNNAISYGDIKKMCDELYKHYNLSGSNLKRFFNISTLFGYSHRDIRYSEDEGKFFKVRESKSLKIDVIPNSVYNNEENNLNVENIVKYPYYKYKNEAENGELIHFDIVYKKDKLYVICLHEYTYEFGFNDDIEMDEEFIDDDEFLGNLKNNNIVDNDIL; encoded by the coding sequence TTGGATACTAGTATCGGAAAGTTATGTTTAAAGGAAGGGGACAAATACTTTCAAACATTAAATGGCCATACAATTGATGCCATAAAAATACTTAAACAATATATTGAAACAAATAAATTTGAAGTTGAGGAATTTTGCGATAGATGGGATATGGATAAATCTGAACTCTACAGAAATTTATTTTTAATGGTTTATTTACATGATATTGGAAAATTAACAAAAGATTTTCAAAGAAATATTAAAAACAACAAACGATCAAATAAATTTCCACATTCTTTTTATGCAATGGGCATATTGGACAAAGTGAATGTGAATGATTTTGTAAAATTAACTATATTGGGGCATCATTCTCAGCTATATGGTGGGTTGTATAATGATTATCAGATTATCAAAAAAACCGAATATTTGATTGACAATATAAACAAATTTTTAACTAATTCCTACAATGTGTATAATTGTCTTAATTTTAATGAATATTTTGAGTTTGATGGGTTTAATACTATTGATATTGATAAAAAGGCAAAACCTAAAAAAATATGGAATGCTCTTAATGATGGTTTAAAGTCCGAATACAGCGAAATTAATTTATTAAATAATCGAAAAGAAGACATTGTAAAAATAAAAAGTATATATTGTTTTATGCTTTCAATACTAAAAACTGCGGACATATATTCCAGCTACAATTTTGAAAGGTATATCTTGGAGAATAATTTAAAATACGATTTATTTAATGATGTATTAACAAACCCAGAACATTATATTCCCAAATTAAAAAAAGAATATATTCCTAATTTCGAGCTCTACAAATACCAAAATGAAATAAAACACAAAGCTAAAAAATTTCAAATACTGTTTGCACCATGTGGAAGGGGAAAAACTGAGGCTTCTCTTTTGTGGGCTTTTGAGATAATGAAGAAATACAATAAAAATAAAATAATATTTGCACTGCCCACCCAAACAACGAGTAATTTTATGTTTGATAGACTAAAAAAAGAGTTTGGTAAAGAAAATGTTGGAATATATCATGGAATGAGTTTTATTAAATTAAAAAACGACGAGAACAATAAAAAGTTCGATGACTTTGACAATATGGACTTAGATGATGAATATGAAGATTATGGGGCCAAATTAATAAAAAAAGTTGGTGATGAGAATTTTAAGGGGGAAATATTCCATAAACCTATTACGATTACCACAATTGATCATTTAATTTATTCATTTATCCATGGCTATAAAAAATCCGATTTTGCTTTGGGGAATATCCAAAATGCTGTGATAATTTTTGACGAAGTTCATTATTATGAAAAAACAACATTATCTCATTTATACGGGTTATTTGATATATTGAAAGAAATGGACATCCCTCATCTTCTAATGTCTGGGACAATTCCAAACTTTTTAAATGAAAAGGTGAATTATGATACAATTGTTGATGTTGAAGGTTTAGATTATAGGCCATTTAGGATGTTTCTTAATGAATATGAAATATTTGATGAAAAAGTTTTTGATAGTATTATAAATAATTATATTAATGGAAAAACTCAGTTTATAATATTAAATACAGTTTCAAAATCAAAAAAATTTTACAAAATATTAATGGATAAGTTGGAAGATTATGGTATAAATCCAAATGTGATATTATATCACTCTCAATTCACACATAACGATAGAAACAGAAAAGAAAAAGAAATTAAAGAAAAATATGGGAATAAAAATAAAAAACCATTTATTTTAGTTGCTACGCAAGTAATTGAGATTTCTTTAGATATTTCTGCGGATCTAATGTATAGTGAAGTTGCACCAATTGACGCTATTGGGCAGAGGGGTGGGAGATTGAATAGAAAGGGGAGAACTCCTGATGGAATATTGAATATATACGTTCCAGAGAAAAATGTGCCATACGATAAAGAATTAATGAAAAATGCCGAAGGTATTTTAAAAAAATACGATAACAATGCAATATCCTACGGCGATATTAAGAAAATGTGCGATGAGCTCTACAAACATTACAATTTAAGTGGTAGTAATTTAAAAAGATTTTTTAATATTAGTACATTATTTGGATACTCGCATAGAGATATACGGTATAGCGAAGATGAGGGTAAATTCTTCAAAGTAAGGGAAAGCAAATCTTTAAAGATTGATGTTATTCCAAATAGTGTTTATAACAATGAGGAAAATAATTTAAACGTAGAGAATATTGTAAAATATCCTTATTATAAGTACAAAAATGAGGCGGAAAATGGCGAATTGATACATTTTGATATTGTTTATAAAAAAGATAAATTGTATGTTATTTGTTTGCATGAATACACATATGAATTTGGATTCAATGATGATATTGAGATGGATGAAGAATTTATCGATGATGATGAATTTTTAGGAAATCTAAAAAATAACAACATAGTAGATAATGATATTCTCTAG
- the cas5 gene encoding CRISPR-associated protein Cas5: MTLDEYLNRTAVNHDTSKNTKNALYGFKFKIEGLYFNTFRKPLSNSLILTYSIPSFTVIRGLISNALGLERDDLTVQDWGIKIGIIPIDFKNKSKELAKILKLKGDGKSYFKNYSSSPMFKEFLVNPSYEIYIIGEKEKIECINNALLNPQRPLYLGSSDELCDLEVSEIVEVEISESSELNCVVEGLYENCTVERIPYKLIKKDKSGKKWDSIFKTVSIPLSNIKLNDKLQCFKIGNKCILAY; the protein is encoded by the coding sequence ATGACATTGGATGAATATTTAAACAGGACTGCTGTTAATCACGATACTTCTAAAAATACCAAAAACGCATTGTATGGATTTAAATTTAAAATTGAAGGGTTATATTTCAACACATTTAGAAAACCACTTTCAAATAGTTTAATTTTAACATATTCAATACCTTCATTTACTGTAATCCGGGGATTAATATCAAATGCACTAGGTCTGGAAAGGGATGATTTAACCGTTCAAGATTGGGGTATAAAAATAGGCATTATTCCGATAGATTTTAAGAATAAATCTAAGGAATTGGCAAAGATCTTAAAATTAAAAGGAGATGGAAAGAGTTATTTCAAAAATTACAGTTCATCACCAATGTTTAAAGAATTTCTTGTAAATCCCTCCTACGAGATTTACATAATTGGAGAAAAAGAAAAAATTGAGTGTATAAATAACGCACTTTTAAATCCACAACGACCACTGTACCTTGGGAGCTCAGATGAACTCTGCGATTTGGAGGTTTCCGAAATTGTTGAAGTGGAGATATCTGAATCATCCGAATTAAACTGCGTGGTTGAGGGGCTATATGAAAACTGCACTGTTGAGAGAATACCTTATAAATTAATAAAAAAGGATAAATCTGGAAAAAAATGGGATAGCATATTTAAAACTGTTTCAATACCGCTGAGTAATATTAAATTAAACGACAAACTTCAATGTTTTAAAATTGGAAATAAATGTATTTTAGCATATTAA
- the cas7i gene encoding type I-B CRISPR-associated protein Cas7/Cst2/DevR, with the protein MKKGINVAWLSEVDLTNLNSGEGESNYIDVKKYKKDGVEYPYVSGQAMRHYFRDAIRRATDKYICVPDDRGETCGDIENCIGCDLFGFMLPKKGSGSSVRVSPLKVSPAIGLLSFEDNSTVDFLTRSKYKEIGEKTGGDIVNIEIGTNIYKCGISIDIERIGGEEVINDEERKLSIEYKVDNNERKERIKLILDAIRYLSDYSKQARLLTDFTPDILVASVQDRYSHRLQKALEIDESRTLNIDRLKEILEDVGGYGDIYFGMISGVVTNEDEVKDMLNGLEIEVLTPNKALKKVMDSL; encoded by the coding sequence ATGAAAAAAGGGATAAATGTTGCATGGTTGTCAGAAGTTGATTTAACAAATTTAAATTCTGGAGAGGGGGAAAGTAACTATATAGATGTTAAAAAATACAAAAAAGACGGCGTAGAATATCCTTATGTATCTGGTCAAGCTATGAGGCATTATTTCAGGGATGCGATTAGGAGAGCAACAGATAAATATATATGTGTTCCAGATGATAGGGGAGAAACTTGCGGAGATATTGAAAATTGTATTGGTTGTGATTTATTCGGTTTTATGCTGCCGAAAAAAGGTAGTGGTTCATCTGTAAGAGTTTCACCACTAAAAGTATCTCCTGCTATCGGATTATTATCTTTTGAAGACAATTCAACAGTAGATTTCCTAACAAGGTCAAAATATAAAGAAATTGGTGAAAAAACGGGCGGGGATATTGTAAATATCGAAATTGGAACGAATATATATAAATGTGGTATCTCAATCGACATTGAAAGAATTGGAGGGGAGGAAGTAATAAATGATGAGGAAAGAAAACTTTCTATTGAATATAAGGTAGACAATAATGAAAGAAAAGAAAGAATAAAACTAATATTGGATGCAATTAGGTATTTATCAGATTATTCAAAGCAGGCACGATTATTAACGGATTTTACGCCGGATATATTGGTTGCATCAGTTCAGGATAGATATTCCCACAGATTGCAGAAAGCTTTGGAGATTGATGAGAGTAGAACCCTAAATATCGACAGGTTAAAGGAAATATTGGAAGATGTTGGGGGATATGGAGATATATATTTCGGAATGATTTCGGGGGTTGTAACTAATGAAGATGAAGTTAAGGATATGTTGAATGGTTTAGAAATTGAAGTTTTAACGCCAAACAAGGCTTTGAAGAAAGTTATGGATTCATTGTAA
- the csa3 gene encoding CRISPR-associated CARF protein Csa3 has translation MTTHIINMGFHTEHVYKPIAEFGAKKVVLIYSKDDEEYTSEEDFKKIDVALNKAKELCNMLGIDCEEVEVKGMEFEKNVEIFRELMQNENNRIIVNITGGRKITSFALLYASLYEFQKIDKIVYVHNKRIVEFPKIAHPYNLTKFERKILSSLNEGEKTITDLAKEFNVSLPAIVKYINSLEQKKLVKTHKIGRKRIVNII, from the coding sequence ATGACCACGCACATAATAAACATGGGTTTTCATACGGAACACGTGTATAAACCAATTGCAGAATTTGGAGCAAAAAAAGTAGTTTTAATTTACTCAAAGGATGATGAAGAATATACATCAGAAGAAGATTTTAAAAAAATAGATGTGGCACTGAATAAAGCAAAAGAACTATGCAACATGCTCGGGATTGATTGTGAAGAAGTAGAAGTAAAAGGCATGGAATTCGAAAAGAATGTTGAAATTTTTAGAGAGCTCATGCAGAATGAAAACAATAGAATAATTGTAAATATAACCGGCGGAAGAAAAATAACCTCTTTTGCACTACTCTACGCTTCCCTTTATGAATTTCAAAAAATAGATAAAATAGTATATGTTCACAACAAAAGAATAGTTGAGTTTCCAAAAATAGCACATCCCTACAACTTAACCAAATTTGAAAGAAAGATACTATCTTCATTAAATGAAGGAGAAAAAACAATAACCGATTTGGCAAAAGAATTCAATGTTTCCCTTCCTGCAATAGTTAAATATATAAACTCTTTAGAGCAAAAGAAACTTGTAAAAACCCATAAAATTGGAAGAAAAAGAATAGTAAATATAATTTAA
- a CDS encoding type IV secretory system conjugative DNA transfer family protein: MTGANIKHVIINGASGTGKSEYFKRNILKPAVQEKIKVVIIDPEDEYDGIAKTSTKNILNDLRTKPVVRYVPNLRQEDYLEQLDKLYQKIFDNVKGCIIAIDEARFCGGAQYKLSSGLLELITRGRKRNLKLVVITQRIALLDKTITGNCQIKVLFKCAEDVDWDRYRKINKELTEKLKHSKNDHGYIYINGLNAKLVE, translated from the coding sequence ATGACAGGAGCAAATATAAAACATGTCATAATCAATGGAGCATCTGGAACAGGTAAATCAGAATATTTTAAAAGGAATATTTTAAAACCTGCCGTGCAGGAAAAAATAAAAGTTGTAATAATAGACCCAGAAGATGAATACGATGGTATAGCCAAAACTTCCACCAAAAATATATTGAATGATTTAAGAACTAAACCTGTTGTAAGGTATGTTCCTAACCTAAGGCAGGAGGATTACCTGGAACAGTTGGATAAATTGTATCAAAAAATATTTGATAATGTAAAGGGTTGTATTATTGCAATAGATGAGGCAAGATTTTGCGGAGGAGCCCAGTATAAATTATCAAGTGGTTTGTTAGAGCTCATCACAAGGGGGAGGAAAAGGAACTTAAAGTTGGTTGTAATCACTCAGAGGATAGCACTTTTAGATAAAACAATAACGGGGAACTGTCAAATAAAAGTGCTATTCAAGTGTGCAGAGGATGTAGATTGGGATAGATATAGAAAAATAAATAAAGAGTTAACTGAAAAATTAAAACATTCAAAAAATGACCATGGCTACATATATATAAATGGATTAAATGCCAAATTGGTGGAATAA
- a CDS encoding helix-turn-helix domain-containing protein, whose translation MDLLKIMSKKNNRLVLELLSKYDKLYYSAIKKELKIYDKLLNNSLDELVSAGLVKKEVENPEVRTSKVYYSLTDFGKKAVKLYDYAEQLEKELEEKHSIIINGSVGDNNIIANNIQNSNISFKK comes from the coding sequence ATGGACTTATTAAAAATAATGTCAAAAAAGAATAATAGATTAGTTTTGGAATTGTTGTCTAAATATGATAAACTCTACTACAGTGCTATAAAAAAAGAATTAAAAATCTATGATAAATTACTAAATAATTCATTAGATGAATTAGTTAGTGCTGGATTAGTTAAAAAAGAAGTAGAAAACCCCGAAGTAAGAACATCAAAAGTTTATTATTCCCTTACCGATTTTGGAAAAAAAGCAGTTAAACTATATGACTATGCAGAACAGTTGGAAAAGGAACTGGAAGAAAAACATTCAATAATCATTAATGGCAGTGTTGGAGACAACAACATCATAGCCAACAACATCCAGAACTCAAACATCTCTTTTAAAAAATAA